In the genome of Hyphobacterium sp. CCMP332, one region contains:
- the rpmF gene encoding 50S ribosomal protein L32, with the protein MAHPKRKISKTRRDKRRTHKNLEAKTLATCPTTGQLHQFHRAHWYEGKLYYKGQVVMEKEVLA; encoded by the coding sequence ATCCTAAAAGGAAAATTTCCAAAACAAGGAGAGACAAGAGAAGAACACATAAAAATCTTGAGGCTAAGACATTGGCAACTTGTCCCACTACCGGCCAACTTCATCAGTTTCACAGAGCACACTGGTATGAAGGAAAACTTTATTACAAAGGCCAGGTGGTAATGGAAAAAGAAGTATTAGCATAA
- the plsX gene encoding phosphate acyltransferase PlsX has protein sequence MRLALDAMGGDYAPQEAISGAIEAADVLQDETVIFLIGDEAVIRPKIPEKYRNKIQVVHAPEVIGMGEHPVKALSAKPQSSINIGYGMLKARKADAFCSAGNTGAMHVGAMFSVKSVEGIIRPAIAGLVPKEGGNYGVILDVGANAECKPDVLTQFAQLGDIYAREVLKIENPKIGLMNLGEEEEKGSLHTQAAHQYLKVSHLNFIGNIEGRDVFNDKADVIVCDGFVGNVILKMAENFYDLLSKRNKLDSYFDQFNYEEIGGSPILGINGNVIIGHGVSTAKAFKNILLMAEKMVESGLFHKIQEYFKN, from the coding sequence ATGAGGCTTGCACTTGATGCAATGGGGGGAGATTATGCCCCTCAGGAAGCAATTTCGGGTGCCATTGAGGCAGCAGATGTTCTTCAGGACGAAACCGTTATTTTCCTTATTGGAGATGAAGCGGTAATCAGACCTAAGATTCCTGAAAAGTATCGAAACAAAATACAGGTTGTGCATGCCCCTGAAGTTATTGGCATGGGCGAACACCCTGTTAAGGCCCTTAGCGCAAAACCACAATCCAGTATAAACATAGGCTATGGAATGCTCAAGGCTAGAAAAGCAGATGCATTTTGCAGTGCAGGTAATACAGGAGCCATGCATGTTGGTGCTATGTTTAGCGTCAAGTCAGTTGAAGGTATTATCAGACCTGCAATAGCAGGGCTTGTACCAAAAGAAGGTGGTAACTACGGTGTAATTCTGGATGTTGGTGCCAATGCCGAGTGCAAACCCGATGTGCTCACGCAATTTGCCCAACTGGGTGATATCTATGCGAGAGAAGTGCTAAAAATTGAAAATCCCAAAATTGGCCTTATGAATCTTGGGGAAGAAGAAGAAAAAGGCTCCTTACATACCCAGGCTGCACATCAATATCTTAAAGTGTCTCATTTAAATTTTATAGGCAATATCGAAGGTAGGGATGTTTTCAACGACAAAGCAGATGTTATAGTTTGTGATGGCTTCGTCGGGAATGTGATTTTGAAAATGGCAGAAAATTTTTATGATTTACTATCGAAAAGAAATAAACTTGATTCCTATTTTGATCAATTCAATTATGAAGAAATTGGCGGAAGCCCTATTCTTGGAATCAATGGAAATGTGATAATCGGACATGGTGTATCAACTGCCAAAGCCTTTAAAAACATCCTATTAATGGCTGAAAAAATGGTAGAATCGGGTCTTTTTCACAAAATCCAGGAGTACTTTAAAAATTAA